The proteins below are encoded in one region of Methanofollis aquaemaris:
- a CDS encoding M20 metallopeptidase family protein, with amino-acid sequence MREAVRTEIDDLISRKLPALVALYQDFHAEPELSGDEVRTAEQLAEELEAAGLTVTREIGGQGVVGVFENGPGPVVMLRADMDALPVQEETGLPYASRCPGVMHACGHDLNMTALVGAAGVLAGVRKAWSGTLLFVGQPAEERVAGARAMLRDGLFTRFPRPMCAVAVHAGPDIPSGMVGTRSGVLSAGGESIDITVKGVGGHAAHPDQAKDTVVIAAETVLALQTIRSREIDPNQFFVLTVAAVHGGSKHNTIPDEVMMKANLRYHHEAVREQGLEAVRRITTGIARTAGVPENLMPVVTVIDESVPPLVTDAGLTNRCTATVEEILGEGNVIEILPLPGSEDFAVYGREGVPLVYFRVGTMTGGQPGPYLHSSRFAPDQAAAIRNATLVLVASALACTGKE; translated from the coding sequence GTGCGTGAAGCAGTACGAACCGAGATCGACGACCTGATCAGCCGCAAGCTCCCGGCGCTCGTCGCCCTCTACCAGGACTTCCATGCCGAGCCCGAACTCTCGGGGGATGAGGTGCGGACTGCAGAGCAACTCGCCGAAGAACTCGAAGCCGCGGGTCTCACGGTCACCAGGGAAATCGGGGGGCAGGGGGTCGTCGGGGTGTTCGAGAACGGCCCCGGACCCGTGGTGATGCTCAGGGCCGACATGGATGCCCTCCCGGTCCAGGAGGAGACCGGCCTCCCCTACGCGAGCAGGTGTCCGGGCGTGATGCATGCCTGCGGGCACGACCTCAATATGACCGCCCTCGTCGGGGCGGCGGGCGTGCTTGCCGGCGTGCGGAAGGCATGGTCCGGGACACTCCTTTTCGTCGGTCAGCCTGCCGAGGAGAGGGTCGCGGGGGCGCGGGCGATGCTCAGGGACGGTCTCTTCACCAGGTTCCCGAGGCCCATGTGTGCCGTCGCCGTCCACGCCGGGCCGGACATCCCTTCAGGGATGGTCGGGACACGGAGCGGCGTCCTCTCGGCAGGCGGCGAGTCGATCGACATCACCGTCAAAGGGGTAGGTGGACATGCCGCCCATCCGGATCAGGCGAAGGACACCGTCGTCATCGCCGCCGAGACCGTCCTCGCCCTCCAGACGATCAGGTCCAGGGAGATCGACCCGAACCAGTTCTTCGTGCTCACCGTCGCCGCCGTTCATGGTGGGAGCAAACACAACACCATCCCCGACGAGGTGATGATGAAGGCGAACCTGCGCTATCATCATGAGGCGGTCAGAGAACAGGGGCTTGAGGCCGTCCGCCGGATCACCACGGGGATCGCCAGAACCGCCGGCGTTCCCGAGAACCTGATGCCGGTCGTCACGGTCATCGACGAGTCGGTCCCTCCCCTGGTCACCGACGCCGGACTCACCAACCGGTGCACCGCAACGGTGGAGGAGATCCTCGGCGAGGGGAATGTCATCGAGATCCTACCTCTCCCGGGAAGCGAGGACTTCGCGGTCTACGGGCGAGAAGGGGTGCCGCTCGTCTACTTCAGGGTCGGGACGATGACCGGCGGACAACCCGGGCCGTACCTCCATTCTTCGCGCTTCGCCCCTGACCAGGCCGCGGCAATCAGAAACGCAACGCTGGTCCTCGTTGCCTCGGCCCTCGCCTGCACCGGGAAGGAATAA
- a CDS encoding VOC family protein: MPTVTWFEIPAADTGRAKEFYQSLFGWNVRPFPVEFKEDFWMVETDDGVGGDLFRREFRGQQMMIYIDVPSIEACLRRVVDLGGRVLTGKTEVPGMGYLAVCEDTEQNRFGLWERVEGSDE, translated from the coding sequence ATGCCCACAGTCACATGGTTCGAGATCCCTGCCGCCGACACCGGCAGGGCGAAAGAATTTTATCAATCCCTTTTCGGCTGGAATGTCCGGCCGTTCCCGGTAGAGTTCAAGGAAGACTTCTGGATGGTCGAGACCGACGACGGGGTCGGCGGCGATCTTTTCAGGCGGGAATTCCGCGGTCAGCAGATGATGATCTATATCGACGTCCCCTCCATCGAGGCATGCCTCCGGAGGGTCGTCGACCTGGGCGGCCGGGTGCTCACCGGGAAGACCGAGGTGCCGGGGATGGGGTATCTGGCAGTCTGCGAGGATACCGAACAGAACCGTTTCGGGCTCTGGGAGCGCGTGGAAGGATCAGACGAGTGA
- a CDS encoding YbgA family protein, whose amino-acid sequence MQTFTRPRVVVSRCIEFDHCRWNGDMIRNEVVQRMKEHVEFVPVCAESEIGLGVPREPVRLVEENDEIRLVQHETDRDVTKMMTTFAASFLDELGEVDGFLLKSRSPSCGTRGVKIYRSMEGGASRGTTAGLFAQAVLSRYPDLPVEDEGRLRNRRIREHFLVRLFTLARFRAARDRREMHALAEFHARNKLLLMAYSQKELQTLGRVVANPEKRPVEEVMETYEALLRAALERPPRAASRINVLFHSLGYFKDRLSPEEKAFFLETVEQYRRDEVALCPNLTILRSWIVRFGIDYLADQTFFSPLPPGLMEVPPDLSQDQRDYWKDERGGRRS is encoded by the coding sequence ATGCAGACCTTTACGCGGCCGAGGGTGGTGGTGAGCAGGTGCATCGAGTTCGACCACTGCCGGTGGAACGGGGACATGATCAGGAACGAGGTGGTGCAGCGGATGAAAGAACACGTCGAGTTCGTACCGGTCTGCGCTGAATCGGAGATCGGCCTCGGTGTCCCGAGAGAGCCGGTCAGACTGGTGGAAGAGAACGACGAGATCAGGCTCGTGCAGCACGAGACCGACCGCGACGTCACCAAAATGATGACCACCTTCGCCGCCTCATTTCTCGACGAACTCGGAGAGGTGGACGGCTTTCTTCTCAAGTCCAGGTCGCCTTCCTGCGGGACCAGAGGGGTCAAAATATACCGATCTATGGAAGGCGGCGCCTCCAGAGGGACGACGGCCGGGCTCTTCGCGCAGGCGGTCCTCTCCCGCTATCCCGACCTCCCGGTTGAGGACGAGGGGAGGTTGAGGAACCGGCGGATCAGGGAGCACTTCCTCGTCAGGCTCTTCACCCTCGCCAGGTTCAGGGCGGCGAGGGACCGCAGGGAGATGCATGCCCTCGCAGAGTTTCACGCCAGAAACAAACTCCTCCTGATGGCATACAGCCAGAAAGAACTCCAGACGCTCGGGAGGGTGGTGGCAAACCCGGAGAAGCGCCCGGTCGAAGAGGTCATGGAGACCTACGAGGCACTCCTCAGGGCCGCCCTGGAACGGCCACCCAGGGCTGCATCACGGATCAATGTCCTCTTCCATTCACTCGGGTATTTCAAAGATCGTCTCTCCCCGGAAGAGAAGGCCTTCTTCCTTGAGACCGTCGAGCAGTACCGCCGGGACGAAGTGGCGCTCTGCCCGAACCTGACGATCCTGCGCTCATGGATCGTCAGGTTCGGGATCGACTATCTTGCAGATCAGACCTTCTTCTCTCCTCTGCCGCCAGGCCTGATGGAGGTGCCCCCCGACCTCTCGCAGGACCAGAGAGACTACTGGAAAGATGAGCGTGGGGGACGGAGATCGTGA